A window of Desulfovibrionales bacterium contains these coding sequences:
- a CDS encoding ATP-binding protein → MHKMTAITLDKGPVIRAKKFLIIAVGVFILVSGIIGYLGYSANQEIEKTVTDQFNRQQLLLARKIAHDINNHFNFLDTILRRVNQFWQRGGRNIETIEEDITSFFPLLRGWDVLAIVHFGRDEKFPVVFTEQGFTGAEGLGIYYDDYRRWGSRPEYRDSIIIGRTFRAEKGIFKDRWLMLMATPTWKRAAGQKGVPAWRFEGLTFIVVDPIGIAQRYTRGVRSGATGYGWVVDDRGIFLAHYEQTFVGEDSFTVRQKKNPDISYARINRIVREYLLKGKEGTDWYISGWHRGVTGEMKKLFAYSPVFLSKEDRGNLWSVGVTAPVTEVYGIIESAIIRQWLIAGIFQLIVFSCLGVAIYLSLRWSRILAAEVDAKTADLRLSEAEVRQERDKVKESMQKLIEMQERLVRSERFAAIGEAAAYLSHEIKNPLMLIGGFAGQVEKSLSDDDANREKLGIIQAETRRLELMLAEVRDFTRPARPQKELKNINGVIEDTLALMENKMIDKGIEYEKALDDRLPDVLFDPQQVKQVLINLIKNAIEAMPEGGKLVVSSGREGGQVKVAVLDSGMGMPHEVAKKIFDPFFTTKKKGTGLGLAVSRKIMEDHEGEISVQSEEGKWTKITIALPIKPVNMEAR, encoded by the coding sequence ATGCATAAGATGACAGCTATAACACTAGATAAGGGGCCGGTTATCAGAGCTAAGAAGTTTCTCATTATTGCCGTAGGCGTTTTCATTCTTGTTTCCGGCATCATCGGTTATCTGGGCTATAGCGCCAATCAGGAGATTGAAAAGACCGTAACGGATCAATTCAATCGGCAACAGCTACTCCTGGCACGCAAGATAGCCCATGACATCAATAACCACTTTAATTTTCTCGATACCATCTTACGGCGCGTCAATCAGTTCTGGCAGCGGGGTGGGAGGAACATAGAGACAATAGAGGAAGATATCACCTCGTTCTTTCCGCTGCTCAGGGGCTGGGATGTCCTGGCGATTGTGCATTTCGGCCGGGACGAAAAGTTCCCTGTGGTTTTTACCGAGCAGGGATTTACCGGCGCGGAGGGATTAGGAATCTATTATGACGATTACCGGCGATGGGGCAGTCGGCCGGAATACAGAGACAGCATAATAATCGGCCGGACCTTTCGGGCGGAAAAAGGTATTTTTAAGGACAGATGGCTGATGCTAATGGCCACGCCCACCTGGAAACGTGCCGCCGGGCAAAAGGGCGTTCCGGCCTGGAGGTTTGAGGGCCTGACTTTTATTGTCGTTGATCCTATAGGGATCGCGCAGCGCTATACCCGGGGCGTCCGTTCGGGTGCGACAGGCTACGGATGGGTAGTTGATGACCGGGGGATTTTTCTGGCGCACTACGAGCAGACCTTTGTTGGCGAGGATTCCTTTACCGTCAGACAAAAGAAGAACCCGGATATCTCCTATGCGAGGATAAACAGGATCGTGCGAGAGTATCTGCTCAAAGGCAAGGAAGGAACGGATTGGTATATCTCCGGATGGCACCGCGGGGTAACCGGTGAGATGAAAAAATTATTTGCCTATAGCCCTGTTTTCCTATCCAAAGAGGATCGGGGCAATCTATGGTCGGTGGGGGTGACCGCCCCCGTGACCGAGGTCTATGGAATCATAGAGTCGGCCATCATAAGACAATGGCTGATTGCAGGCATCTTTCAATTGATAGTATTTTCCTGCCTGGGTGTGGCCATTTATCTTTCCCTGCGCTGGTCACGGATTCTGGCTGCGGAGGTTGACGCCAAGACTGCTGACTTGAGGCTTTCTGAGGCGGAGGTGCGGCAGGAGAGGGATAAGGTCAAAGAGAGTATGCAAAAACTCATTGAGATGCAGGAGAGGCTTGTCCGTTCGGAGCGTTTTGCGGCCATAGGAGAGGCGGCTGCTTACCTTTCGCACGAGATAAAAAATCCTTTGATGCTTATTGGTGGATTCGCCGGCCAGGTAGAGAAATCCCTTTCAGACGATGATGCCAACCGGGAAAAATTAGGGATAATACAGGCCGAGACCAGACGTCTGGAGTTGATGTTGGCGGAGGTCAGAGACTTTACGCGTCCGGCCAGGCCGCAAAAGGAACTGAAAAACATCAATGGAGTCATTGAAGACACGTTAGCCCTTATGGAGAACAAAATGATTGATAAGGGCATTGAGTATGAAAAAGCCTTGGATGACCGCCTGCCGGACGTACTCTTTGATCCTCAGCAGGTCAAGCAGGTATTGATTAACCTCATCAAGAATGCCATTGAGGCTATGCCGGAGGGTGGTAAACTGGTTGTCTCGTCCGGGCGTGAAGGCGGGCAGGTTAAGGTTGCAGTCCTGGATAGCGGTATGGGTATGCCCCATGAGGTGGCTAAGAAGATATTTGATCCGTTTTTTACGACCAAGAAAAAGGGAACCGGGCTGGGACTCGCTGTTTCTCGCAAGATCATGGAAGACCATGAGGGTGAAATCTCTGTTCAGAGCGAAGAAGGAAAGTGGACCAAGATTACTATTGCCTTGCCGATTAAACCGGTTAATATGGAAGCACGCTGA
- the lon gene encoding endopeptidase La has translation MKFFGSKKSEQMPHEAEIEDLRLAIDKAHMPAEVQEVALHELKKLSKMGQMTAEYGIILNYLEYLISLPWDKTTEDNLDLARAETILHQDHYGLEDIKARILEYLAVRSLRSKIKYRIMVADEDENVRRNLQDMLEKEGYTVVTATDGTGALRLIESSEFDLILADLKLKGLDGLAFLEKAKATWPETEFIMMSRYAILDSAVEAIKKSAFHYLSKPFNTSELQETVKNALQRKMCVQDTKSPILCFMGPPGTGKTSLGRSVAHALGRKFVRISLAGMKDEAEIRGHRRTYAGAMPGRIIHEIRRAGYKNPVLMLDEIDKIGQDFRGDPASALLEVLDPEQNDKFTDYYLDVPFDLSKVMFITTANTADGIPGALRDRLEIVKLSGYTEEEKKNIATRYIIPRQIRETGLTAYPPEFTDAALYKIIREYTREAGVRDLERQIGSICRKMARAIIAGPGHNMSRRTIFPDSIEKYLGPRKYLFEATEAKNRVGVTTGLVWTEAGGDIIFVEATKMKGRKKLIMTGSLGEIMQESAQAALSYIRSNACIFNIAENFFDFQDIHIHVPSAAAPKEGPSAGITIALALISALTERPARRDVAMTGELTLTGRVLPVGAIKEKILAARRAGVKVVILPQKNKVDVDTLPADAKDGIRIVFVDNLTEIVDIVLE, from the coding sequence ATGAAATTTTTTGGTTCTAAAAAATCTGAGCAGATGCCGCATGAGGCAGAAATAGAGGATCTGCGCCTGGCCATCGATAAGGCGCACATGCCTGCCGAGGTGCAGGAAGTTGCCCTCCATGAGTTGAAAAAACTGTCCAAAATGGGACAGATGACCGCCGAATATGGCATCATACTGAACTACCTGGAGTATCTGATCTCCCTGCCGTGGGATAAGACAACTGAAGACAATTTAGACCTTGCCCGTGCCGAAACAATACTTCACCAGGATCACTATGGACTTGAAGATATAAAAGCCAGGATTCTTGAGTACCTCGCCGTCCGGTCATTGCGATCTAAGATTAAATACCGCATCATGGTGGCCGACGAAGACGAGAACGTCCGTAGAAATTTGCAGGATATGCTCGAAAAGGAAGGCTACACTGTGGTTACTGCTACCGATGGAACGGGGGCCCTCCGGTTAATCGAGTCTTCTGAGTTTGATTTAATATTGGCTGACTTAAAGTTGAAAGGTCTCGACGGCCTGGCGTTTCTGGAAAAGGCCAAGGCTACCTGGCCGGAAACCGAATTCATTATGATGTCCCGGTATGCTATTCTCGACTCTGCTGTAGAGGCCATAAAAAAAAGCGCCTTTCATTACCTGTCCAAACCCTTTAACACGTCGGAATTACAAGAAACCGTTAAGAACGCCCTGCAAAGAAAGATGTGCGTCCAGGATACAAAAAGCCCCATTCTTTGTTTTATGGGACCGCCGGGAACCGGAAAGACTTCCCTCGGCAGGTCGGTGGCACATGCCCTGGGACGCAAATTTGTCCGGATTTCCTTGGCCGGCATGAAGGATGAGGCTGAAATCAGAGGCCACCGCCGCACCTATGCCGGAGCAATGCCCGGCCGAATTATCCACGAAATTCGCCGCGCCGGGTATAAAAACCCCGTGCTTATGCTGGATGAAATAGACAAGATAGGTCAGGATTTCAGGGGCGATCCGGCATCTGCTCTCCTTGAAGTACTCGATCCCGAGCAGAATGATAAGTTTACAGATTATTATCTGGATGTCCCTTTCGATCTTTCAAAAGTCATGTTCATCACCACGGCCAACACCGCTGATGGTATCCCCGGGGCGCTTCGTGACCGCCTGGAGATAGTGAAACTTTCCGGTTACACGGAAGAGGAGAAAAAAAATATTGCCACGCGATATATTATCCCGCGTCAGATCAGGGAAACCGGCCTAACGGCCTATCCGCCGGAGTTTACAGATGCGGCTCTATATAAAATTATTCGTGAATATACAAGGGAAGCAGGGGTACGTGACTTAGAGAGACAAATTGGCTCTATTTGCCGAAAGATGGCGCGGGCGATTATTGCAGGGCCAGGACATAATATGTCTCGGCGAACTATATTCCCGGATTCCATTGAGAAGTACCTTGGGCCGCGCAAGTACCTGTTCGAGGCCACAGAGGCCAAGAACCGCGTTGGCGTAACGACCGGACTGGTCTGGACGGAGGCCGGTGGCGATATCATCTTTGTCGAAGCTACCAAGATGAAAGGTCGTAAGAAGCTTATTATGACCGGCTCGCTTGGCGAAATTATGCAGGAGTCCGCCCAGGCGGCTCTCAGTTATATACGGTCCAATGCCTGTATTTTTAATATCGCAGAGAATTTCTTTGACTTCCAGGACATCCATATCCATGTTCCATCGGCCGCTGCACCTAAGGAAGGGCCGTCGGCCGGGATCACTATAGCCCTGGCCCTGATCTCCGCACTCACTGAAAGACCGGCCAGGCGTGACGTGGCCATGACCGGAGAGTTGACCCTGACCGGACGGGTCTTACCCGTGGGGGCCATCAAAGAGAAGATACTGGCTGCGCGGAGGGCCGGGGTAAAAGTGGTCATTCTGCCCCAAAAGAACAAAGTAGACGTGGATACGCTACCGGCTGACGCAAAAGATGGGATTAGGATTGTCTTTGTTGACAACCTTACAGAAATTGTAGACATAGTCCTGGAGTAG